Proteins from a single region of Meles meles chromosome 10, mMelMel3.1 paternal haplotype, whole genome shotgun sequence:
- the RNF148 gene encoding RING finger protein 148, producing MSLLQITPSTHSSVSSQLLRLSVFLLLSLPASKGKAIWTAHLNITFQVGNRIISELGESGVFGNHSPLERVSGAVVLPEGWNQNACNPMTNFSRPEQADSWLALIERGGCTFTHKINVAAEKGANGVIIYNYPGTGNKVFPMSHQGTENIVAVMIGNLKGMELLHLIQKGVYVTIIIEVGRMHLPWLSHYIMSLFTFLAATVAYLFLYCAWRPRVPNSSTRRRRQIKADVKKAIGQLQLRVLKEGDKELDPNEDSCVVCFDIYKPQDVVRILTCKHFFHKACIDPWLLAHRTCPMCKCDILKT from the coding sequence ATGAGCCTACTTCAAATTACTCCTTCAACTCATAGTTCTGTTTCATCCCAACTGTTGAGGCTTAGCGTCTTTCTACTACTTAGCCTTCCTGCCTCTAAAGGAAAAGCCATTTGGACGGCCCACCTGAATATAACCTTTCAGGTGGGAAATCGGATTATATCAGAATTAGGAGAGAGTGGAGTTTTCGGAAATCATTCTCCTTTGGAAAGGGTGTCTGGTGCGGTGGTACTTCCTGAAGGATGGAATCAGAATGCTTGTAATCCTATGACCAACTTCAGCAGGCCTGAACAGGCAGACTCTTGGTTGGCCCTCATCGAACGGGGAGGCTGTACTTTTACACATAAGATCAATGTAGCAGCAGAGAAGGGAGCAAATGGGGTGATCATCTATAACTACCCAGGTACGGGCAACAAAGTGTTTCCCATGTCTCACCAGGGAACAGAAAACATAGTCGCCGTGATGATAGGCAACTTGAAAGGCATGGAACTTTTGCACTTGATTCAGAAGGGAGTCTATGTGACGATCATCATCGAAGTGGGAAGAATGCACTTGCCATGGCTGAGCCATTATATCATGTCTCTGTTCACCTTCCTGGCTGCTACAGTTGCCTACCTTTTCTTGTACTGTGCGTGGAGACCTAGGGTGCCCAATTCTTCCACCAGGAGGCGAAGACAGATAAAAGCAGATGTGAAGAAAGCTATTGGTCAGCTTCAACTGCGCGTGCTCAAGGAGGGGGATAAGGAACTAGATCCAAATGAAGACAGTTGTGTTGTTTGCTTTGACATATACAAACCCCAAGATGTAGTACGTATTTTAACTTGCAAACATTTTTTCCATAAGGCATGCATTGACCCCTGGCTTTTAGCCCATAGGACATGCCCCATGTGCAAGTGTGATATTCTGAAAACTTAA
- the RNF133 gene encoding E3 ubiquitin-protein ligase RNF133 gives MNLLRLGTHGNNPASSWLVKLGILWLLCQNCCRASAVWTAYMNISFHVGNRMLSELGETGVFGRSSTLKRVAGVIVPPEGKTQNACNPTTSFRRSKSSETWLALIERGGCTFTQKVKVAVEKGASGVIIYNFPGTGNQVFPMSHQAFEDIVVVMIGNLKGMEILHLIQKGVHVTAIVEVGRKHIIWMNHYFVSFVIVTTATLAYFIFYHIWRLWVARIQNRRWQRLTTDLKKAFGQLQLRVLKEGDAEISPNGDSCVVCFELYKPNDTVRILTCKHFFHKNCIDPWILAHGTCPMCKCDILKALGIQVDVEDGTESLQVLMSNELSGNLPSEEGTNNELPPARESDKVTRGVEEEEPAPQNDSQPPAVAEDVHPSP, from the coding sequence ATGAATCTGCTCAGGCTTGGCACTCATGGAAACAACCCTGCATCTTCCTGGCTTGTGAAACTCGGTATTCTTTGGCTTCTTTGTCAGAACTGTTGCAGAGCTAGTGCTGTTTGGACTGCTTACATGAACATATCCTTTCACGTTGGGAATCGCATGTTGTCGGAGTTGGGGGAAACCGGAGTCTTTGGAAGAAGCTCCACTTTGAAGAGAGTGGCAGGAGTTATCGTGCCACCAGAGGGGAAAACTCAAAATGCGTGTAATCCCACTACCAGTTTCAGAAGATCAAAGAGCTCCGAGACCTGGCTCGCACTCATTGAACGGGGAGGTTGTACCTTCACACAGAAAGTTAAGGTAGCCGTTGAGAAGGGAGCCAGTGGCGTGATCATCTACAACTTCCCCGGAACTGGTAATCAGGTTTTTCCCATGTCTCATCAGGCATTTGAAGACATCGTTGTGGTGATGATTGGTAACCTGAAGGGCATGGAGATTTTACACTTAATTCAGAAGGGAGTTCACGTCACAGCCATAGTAGAGGTGGGGAGAAAACACATCATCTGGATGAATcattattttgtgtcttttgtGATCGTCACAACTGCTACTTTAGCATATTTCATCTTTTATCATATTTGGAGACTTTGGGTAGCAAGGATTCAGAACCGGAGATGGCAGCGGTTAACGACCGATCTCAAGAAAGCCTTTGGCCAGCTCCAGCTTCGGGTGCTGAAGGAGGGGGACGCGGAAATCAGTCCCAACGGAGATAGCTGCGTAGTTTGCTTCGAACTCTATAAGCCTAACGATACAGTTCGTATTCTCACTTGTAAACACTTCTTCCACAAGAATTGCATCGACCCCTGGATTCTGGCCCATGGGACATGTCCTATGTGCAAATGCGACATTCTTAAAGCTTTGGGCATTCAGGTGGATGTTGAAGATGGAACGGAATCTTTGCAAGTTCTCATGTCGAATGAATTGTCTGGTAACCTCCCTAGCGAAGAGGGGACAAACAACGAACTTCCTCCTGCGAGAGAGTCAGACAAAGTGACCcgtggggtggaggaggaggagcccgCTCCTCAAAATGacagccagcctcctgctgtAGCAGAAGACGTTCATCCTTCACCTTGA